TTGAGCACATATCCATCTCTTGATGCCTGAGTTATTCTTGTTGTTGCAACGATCATGATCAATACTGCCTGTCCCATTGAAGAGGACAGCTGGCATTGAGTAAGAATTGTCTGTTCCTGTGAAGCCGATTGGTGTGGGGGCCGAAACTGGGAGCAGCAACTTTGAGGCTTTGAGGGCCCTCGATTACTGCGACTGGGCCTCAATGGGTACGCAATTCAACCATTTACTCAAGCGTGAATGTTGATATTTCCTTCATCGCCTTTAGTttaaggggggggaaagagaccTCTCTGTTGAAGCAATTGTGACTTGCTAGCTTGTGCAGCCGACGACGATCTTGTCTATAGATAACTCCAAGTGGTTCATGCCCCACGCTTGGACCCCACGAGCCCCCATTTGAATTCAAGAATGAGGCTCTGGGCGCTTGACTCGGTGGTGCCAAGCAGATACCGTAGTGGGCAATGCACTTGAATCATACGTCATTTGGCCAGGCCAAGCCAAGACGATGGTGGTCCACGCGATTGTGGCGCGAGCGTTTTAGGCTTCATGCGGCGCTCTCCAGGAACAGCAAGAATGACCCAGCAGTGAGACTAATTCCATTTGCTATTTTGCGCCAGGATAAATGCGTGGTATAAGATGCGCCCGAGAAAGCTGTTCACTCCAGTCTCTGGCGTCTGGAAATCCAATTCTCACAACTTCAGATCAAGATGAATCAATTGAAAGAATTTCTGAGCAACCACCCGCACATCCACCATGCAGTCCCAGATTCCCCGGATTACGAGGACCTTCGAATGGGGTTTCTGATCAACGAAAGCAGAAAACCCGCAATCATCGTTCGACCTCGCTCGGCAGAGGATGTGGCGGCGCTGGTCTCAATATTGACCCAGCATTATCTGCCCTTCGCAGTCAGGGTTGGGGGTCACGATATGTTTGGTCGATCTCAAATCACAGATGGTGTCACGATCGACCTGAGAGAGATATCTTACGTCAAGATTGACAAGACCGCGCAAATTGCACGAGTTGGAGGAGGGGTCATCACCATGGATCTTCTGGAAATGTTACATGAGCACGAAGTGATCACGCCATATGGCAACACTCCGTCAGTGGGAGTGACCGGCTGGGCGACTTTTGGAGGATACGGCCTGTTAAGCTCCAAGTATGGTCTTGGCGTGGATCAAATTGTGGGCGCGAAGATCGTCGACGCCCAGGGTACGATCCGCGATGCCGACGAGACCATGCTGACAGCCATtcgaggtggtggagggtgCATCGGAGTCATCGTGGAATTGATCGTGAAGGTGTACCCACAGGGCCAAGTAAGTACTTCAGCGTGAAACTGTTAGTTGACCTGTGGGCCATGGACTCTAACGCACAGGCGACTAGATATTGGCTGGCGCCATCTTCTACGATTCGAAAGATTTGGCCACTGAGATCAAGCAGTTCAACGAGGCCTACACCAAAGCGACGAACGACGGGCTTCCCGCGTCATTGCATCTCTATCAAGCCATCATCAACGGCCCCGGTGGCAAGTCTTTGGCGGTGCTATTTATGTGGGCTTCATCCGAGTTGGAAGAAGGTCAAAAGTGGCTGTCCCGGGTCTCATCCTGGTTACCGGTGGCAATGAACACCGTCCAGCCCACCACGCATAGAGACTTTGCCAAGTTTGCCAGTTCAATGCTTCCTGCCAAGACATACGGAACCATATTCACCGTCAATTTGTTTGAATTGACCCCGGAGGTTCTTGAAGTTATCGGCATTCATGCGAAGAGACAACCCAACAACCCCGAAGTGCTATTTGGCATTCATGAGCTTCGTGCCGACGCACCAAGAGAATCTTCCGTGGAAACAGTGTACGATAATCGCCAGCCACACTTCTTGTTGGAAATGATCCCCATGGGACCTTCTCTCGACATCCTCGCCGAGGCCACGGCCTGGGCCAAGGCGTTCCGCGATGACCTGCGCCGCACAGAGCCCTCGAACATCGTGGCATCGACGTATATTTCCTTGACATCGCCCAAGGAGTCAGTGATGGAATCAATTTATGGCGTCAAATACCAGAAGCTGAAGGAGATCAAGGGGATCTATGATTCTCGAAATACCTTCAAGTCTGCGCTGCCCCAGTTTTATTAGCTGACCGGCATCTGAGACCAGAACTCTTTACGGCCAGTCAAATACTTCATTTACATTTCCGGTTCATCAATATTCAAATCGAAAGGCAATATGACTTCGTTTTTACGTGCAGATAAAACATGAGAGCTCTCGCATTAGAAATAGtagggggaggaagaaaaacacaTCGAACGACAAAGGCCCTCGCTCCAGATTCCCACGGCCAGAATTGAACGCCTTCTCACCAACCAACGCCAAAGGTGCAACCAAGATAATCATAACAAAACGCCCAGAATGAAAGACTCATTGATAAATAACAGTAAACTCGGAGTCGCTTTGAATCTCCACGCCCGCAAGGACCACCCCATTCTGCTGAATCTCCAAAATGGTTGCATCCTCGACACCATAGTCGCCAATCGACGTCTTCGCTAGAGCTCCAGTAAAGTCGACCCGACCAAAGTTGGCGAACGGGACCATTGTTGACCCTGAGTTGAAATCTTCGACGATCCATTCTGCATTTTGCCCGCCAAGCGTAGCAGTACTGGACGGGGCGGAAATTGTTTTGGTCACATTTTGGCCTGTGGACCGGTTTTCGATGATTGCGACACCCTCGCTTGGCGAGTTAGATTTGACAATGGCCACGATCTCATCACCGGCAGTCAACTCGAGGTCAAACGTCTCTGCGGCATTGGGGTACCACTCGTACCAGGCGTCATAGGCTCTCTGGCCGTTGGACACGTATGCATCAATTCCCGTTTGCAAGATCGCTTTGGTGTATGTATCACCGTCAATGCCAACCCAAGCGGAAGCCGCTTGGACTTTGCCAGAGTGATCGGTTGCGGTTGGAGTGGGCACGGTGAATGTGGCTGAAACCTCAGTATAGGTGGCACTCGCCGCCGGAGGCTGCTCACGGACAACGCCCGCCCAGTTCTTACTATACTGGACTTCAGAATCGCTGTCGTCTGTCTTGAGAAGTACTCCATTCTCTGCCACTCGATCGCCGATCTTGTGTGGCGGGATGGATCGGCGGGTCAGGATGCCACGAGCCTCCAGACGCTCAACGAGTCCAGAGCGAGGAGCTGCAAGGGCCCCAGCCACCAAGGTGGCTGTCGTAAGGGCAGCTGCAAATTTCATGTTGAATAGGAGTGAAGCACAATAGATGAAAGTGCACAGGAGCTGGGAACCTCGGCGATTGGAATCCACAACAACACAGAAGTAGATAATCTCGCACTAATCGTCAAGAAACGGGGAGCTGGTATAATTCTGCTGTCTGATCCTGGACGAGCCATGGTCCCTTTTAAACATCGATATCCCATTCAATGTGTTTAGCAACTCAGGTCGCATGCAGCTATAGAAACAGCCCCAGAACCCGCATGGGGTAGAGACCCAGATCGACTTCcaaggaaaaagaaccaCCGGCAGGGCCTCAACCAGGGCAGGACGTGCGACATTCGATTCCTCTGCGTAGAGCTGAATTGGGAATCGGGGACAACCAGATGAGCAGTCCGCTGCTTTTGTTGCTCATCAGATCTGTTGCCCTGTCTGCCCCCCCTGAAGTGTGCTGCCATGAGCTCGAGCCTCGGCCGCGTGTGGCAGTCAAGCTGACTATCACCTCGCAACTCGACTATTCAATAGGGTAGATTGGTCCGAATCAGGGCGGTTTCCGACTTGTTTTGGTCTAGAAGCATTCTGAAGTAGCCGGTGACACGCCTGACAGCACCTTCGTGACGGATCTGTCCACTACGTCAGACAACTTGCGAGGTGCACAGTACAAGATTTCTGCAGTGTTCTTGACACTCCCACACGTGCAGACTCAATGACGTGCTATCGGCATTCTTCTCGGCAGCTGCAGGGGCACAATGCAAGCTTGTGAGTGAGACGAGCCTCTCAACGTGTATCTGCTATTCCGCGCTAGTGATTATTGTGCTTGCTGGTCCCGCCTGCGCGCTATTTCTCCTTTTGGAAGATAGTTTTGAATAAATTATGCAAAATTTTGGGGGTTTTCCTAtagaaagaaggagaaagaaacgAGACTCTGGAGTTGTGCTCGGTCTATTCTGAACTCACCCGACTAGAGACTCAAGGCACGACCGGGGCGGCAGGGATGGCCCGCATTCTTGTCCACCCCGAGCGGGTCAACTTCGACATTCCTCAAAAGCGAGACCAGATGATGATTTGCTGCTCAGCATGGCTAGTGACCGGAAGCGTGCAGAGGATTTGTTCTGCTTTGGACTGACTTTGATTGTTTCGGGGCGTTCTCCACGATTGGTATTCACCAGACTAACAGTCACAAACCAGGGCGAATATGAACGAGTCTCCATTGACTCAAAGGCCACTACAGCGTCAATGGGGAGGCAGACCATGTTCTGTGGTAGACAGTTCGGGTTGAGTCAACGTTCACTGGATTCAGTTCTAGGCTGATGGAGCGCAAAGGCTTCGACGGAAGGATCTTGAGCAGCGAGCTCACTTCTGTCTCGGAGTCTTTATCTCCCTGATTCCCTTAGTGCTGGGAGACTGCGCCTGGGGGGTTATGATGCCAGAACTCAATCTTGCTGGGTACCGGAGTATCGGTGACACAGGCATTTCTTCGAGCCAGGCGGTTGAATCTGAATGATTTCAGGTGGATGTACGAGGAAAAGTGGAAACACACAGCTGCTGAGCGAGATGAAGTTTGAGAGCCCCAGGTGGAAAGATGATTCAGTAAGTGATGTATCATTTGAACATTGGTGTCCCAGATCTTCAATGGATGTATGCCATGGCAACAATCAAGTTATCAGACATAAATCTAGTACTCAATGGGTTAAGAGACCGTGGTCTCCATTGATATTAGCACTTCTTCGGCACAATCACAGTCATTGGGAAAGACAGGATCGCAATTTGACATCCGTGCTGGAGTGAAATGAACGGGAATGGGAGGGAAAAAACGAGGAGTGGTAGCAGAGGTGTTACATTGAACTATATAAAAGATGCTACGGTAGAATGTCCCAGATCTTCAATGGATGTATGCCATGGCAACAACGAAGTTGTCAGACATAAATCTAGTACTCAATGGGCAACGAGAACAATGTCACGGTCAATATAAGCACTTCTTCGGCACAATCACAGTCATGAAAGAAGACTAGATCGCAATTTGACATCCGTGCTGGAGGAAAATGAGCGggatgggaggggaaagacaaGGAGCAACAAGTTAATATTCGATGCAATCTGGCTATGTGAGTCATTGAGTTGAGAATGTTCCAGATCTTCAATGGACGTGTGCCATGGTGACAGTCAAGTCATCAGACACAAATCTAGTACTTCACTGGTCAGAGCGTGATAGAAATCACTTGATCAATATGAGCACTTCTTCGGCACAACCTCGGCCATGGAAAGGCTGGATCGCAATTTGACATCCGTGCTGGAGGAGAGACCAGTGGCCTTGACAAAAAAGACATGGACTAAGTATGTAAATTAGTGGGGTCAGTCGACAGTAGAATTGGAAGTGAAAGAAGTATGGTTATCAATACAAATCGTGACACCGGCGTCGCAAAGGGTTGAGTGAGGGATATAATGGAACAGATATTGTCGCCGGTGTGAGGGGAATCGAAAATATTAGACAATTAGAAGTCGTAGCGCCGtcgaaagaagaaaaggaagcgTTATGCGTCAGATCAGAGCTCTTGGTGGGTGATTGCCGCGGGAGGTCTGAAGTTGCCGGATCGAATTTCTTTCCATGCAAGATCGAAGCGAGCACCTAGGAACCAGGCAGTCACGAGCTGAAGGTTCGTCAGTGAGAGTTGTGATAaaatttgatgatgatggtgaacGAACCATAACACCAGCTATTATTGAGACAATAACAGCCATGATCGCGATCAAGAAGTACAGGTCCGACTTGCTCTCAGATTCAACCTTCTGCTTCTCGATTTGCTCGTGACTGAGCTCGCCCTTCATGCGACGCTGAGCATCCTCTGCACGTTGAGTAGGGAAGATGGTCTCAATGAATTTCTCGATCTGCGGGACCAGTCAGTGAACAAAGCCGGGAAGAGGTTGGGATCTCAATACTGGAATCTGATTTACCTTGCCACAGACGACACTAATTTTGAGGAAATTTGGGTCCTTCGGAGTATTCTTCTTGTGGATAGCGCGGGTCAACCGGCGGAATGTCTCACAAAGGACGTTGAGGTTCTGGGTCGATTCAACCATAAGCTGGCAGGCGTCTCccttggtgattttgacaTTGCGTTGGAACATATCATAGTTGCGGAAGCAAAGCTCAAGAGTTGCAATTGCCATGGATTGTGGAATGGCGCAAAAGTTGAATACGCTCTGCTCTCTCAGACCAGCAAGGTAGAATAAGCACTCTTCCACATGTTCAAGAGCATTCAAAATCATTTCTGAGTTGCAGTTCAGCGCCGCTTCCTTGAACTCAGGTTTGAAAAGGTCTTCGAAGTTGTCGACATGCTTGGACCAAATCTCCTTGGGCCAGAATCGGCGGTTATCGTCAAAATCTTCCCGAATATCACGAATGATGTTGGTCTTCTGCAAGAGAAGACCCATGGATTTTTGCAGTTCCGGGCGATCTAGGAGCGCAGGGTTGCCGAACTTGGCCTCCACAAAGAGGCGGGTGAGTCCCTCGCCAACCAATCCAGCGACATACCAGCAGTACAGATCGTACTCTTCGATTGTCTTCACGCTGGCATCCTCCTTCTCAGCTTTGACACAGTAGTCAGCCATACCGTTGCCCATCTTGTCCGTGATGTCCTTGACAATGGCCTGGTACGCGGGCTTCATGTTCTTGAACTCGGTGATGATGTGTTGGAACTGAACCAGCAGTTCACGATCCTTCTCCTCAGGACGGTTACCCGTGAAATTCCAGCCATCTTGGGTCAGAATATCCTTGAAGTTGCGCAGCAACGGCTCCTTTGTTGCCAAGGGAATAGAGGTGTCATCCTCGATCGTGTCAAGACCACGGAGAACAAGGTAGAAGACAGTGAtagggagaagaagctcgggATGCAACTCTTTAATGACTGCGCTGAAACTTCGGCTTGTCAAGTCCAGAAACTTGTAGCAAATCTTTTGTGTCTCGGTGTCATTTTTTTCACTTCGCTCATGAGGAGGATTGTGCCAGACTTTCCTATGCGAAATCCACGATTAGCCGAGTCCGCTTCCATAGTTGTCTAATCATAGAGGCATGAGGTTTCACAAGACATACCATTGGATGATTGACCTCAATTGAATCGGGTGAAAAGCAAAGTAGACAGCATTGCCAATGAAACCCATGATGGAAAAGGCTTAGGCAGATACTCTTGTGGCCAGTGCAAAGCAATCAGAAAAGGAAGTGACCCAATTACGAGTCCAAGAAAAGACTGAATGTATCGCTGCCTCTACCACAAAAAGGAGAGACGCCTGGGCAAAttaagaaaaagagaaaattggGATCGtaaagggggaaaaggggcGGGGATATCCACATGGAAGAAAAGTGAGAGACGGGTCATGTGACCTCGGACCTGTGCGTGCGACGAGGGAAAGAGCGTCATGCCGCGCCGGCGTTTGGCGGGGCGATTAGCTCGATCGAAAACGCCAAAAAATAAACCTGCCAGCTTCTGAACCTATTTCGAAACCTCCTTTGTACACTACAGGGGATCCGATACTGTCGTCTGCTCTGAATTCTTATATTTAAAAAGCAGACAAGTTTGCGGCATAGCTCGCACTGCTTCCTTCACCATGGTCGCTGACACCAGTTATTATGATGCCTTGGGCGTCCCTCCGACAGCGACCGAGctggaaatcaaaaaagcGTATCGCAAGCTTGCCATAGTCACTCACCCCGGTAtgatctcctctcgagctgCTCTTTGGTGCAGAATTACTAAGACCTTGGGTATAGACAAAAACCCCGGAGACGAGACGGCCCATGAGCGTTTCCAAGCGGTACGACTAGGCACCCACTCTTGAAGCGTCGCTGAACAATACTGATATGCCTGATAACTAGATCGGCGAAGCCTACCAGGTACTGAGCAACGAAGACCTGCGCAAGCGATATGACAAGTTTGGCAAGGAAGATGCGGTTCCGGGCGGTGGCTTCGGTTCGTACTGTTCGCGCTTGTAAACCGAAAGGATCGAACGAGCTGACCAGCAATGTACAGAGGACCCATCGGAGTTCTTCAGCATGATTTTTGGTGGCGAAGCATTCGTTGATCTGATTGGCGAGATTTCTCTCATGAAAGACTTGACCGCGACCATGGACATCACAATGcaagaaatggaagaggaagagctAGCAGAGTCTGCTGAGCAGAAACTGAACATTCATGACGAGGAGGTCAAGGCCCAAGGTGAAGGTTCTTCCGCCGCGGCAGCAAAGGCTGCAGAAGCTGCTTCGGAGGTACCGGCTCACAGTGAGGCTGCTGCACCCCCCTCCTATGGAGATGCTACTGTGTCCCCGAGCCACGCGGAGAAACCCACTCAGGGCTCTGGCGCAAGCACTCCTCGGAGGTATATGGGACAGCAGGCATTGATGGACAAgtccgaggaggaggcacGGATGGAGGCAGCTGGCCTGTCgcaggaggaaaaagaacttcgcaaaaaggagaaaaagaagggcctTTCCAAAGAGCAACAGGAGCGTCTTGCCGCCTTTGAGGAAGAGCGCAGAAAGGCCCGGGAGGAACGTGTCAATACCCTCGCCAACAAGTTGATTGACCGTCTGAGCGTGTGGACGGAGACAGACAAAGGCAAGGATGTGACTCGCGCCTTTGAGGAGAAGATTCGCTTGGAAGTGGAAAACTTGAAAATGGAATCTTTCGGACTTGAGATTCTGCATGCCGTCGGCGCAACTTATGTCCAGAAGGGTACCTCGTTCCTGAAGTCGCAGAAATTCCTTGGCATTTCTGGTTTCTTCTCGCGACTTAAAGATAAGGGCACCTTGGCCAAGGAGACTTGGACTACCATTTCCACCGCTATTGACGCGCAGATGACaatggaggagatggcgaAGCTCGAGGAACGCGGTGGCGAAGACTGGAcagatgagaagaaggccgagtatgagaagaaggtgacTGGCAAGATTCTTGCGGCTGCCTGGCGCGGCAGCAAGTTCGAGATTCAAAGTGTCCTTCGCGAGGTTTGTGACCAGATTCTGAACGACAAGCGAATCCGCCTCGAGAAGCGCGTGGAGCGCGCCCATGCGCTTGTGCTGGCAGGTAACATCTATGCCAAGGTA
The nucleotide sequence above comes from Penicillium oxalicum strain HP7-1 chromosome II, whole genome shotgun sequence. Encoded proteins:
- a CDS encoding Aspergillopepsin-2, producing MKFAAALTTATLVAGALAAPRSGLVERLEARGILTRRSIPPHKIGDRVAENGVLLKTDDSDSEVQYSKNWAGVVREQPPAASATYTEVSATFTVPTPTATDHSGKVQAASAWVGIDGDTYTKAILQTGIDAYVSNGQRAYDAWYEWYPNAAETFDLELTAGDEIVAIVKSNSPSEGVAIIENRSTGQNVTKTISAPSSTATLGGQNAEWIVEDFNSGSTMVPFANFGRVDFTGALAKTSIGDYGVEDATILEIQQNGVVLAGVEIQSDSEFTVIYQ
- a CDS encoding putative squalene synthase; this translates as MGFIGNAVYFAFHPIQLRSIIQWKVWHNPPHERSEKNDTETQKICYKFLDLTSRSFSAVIKELHPELLLPITVFYLVLRGLDTIEDDTSIPLATKEPLLRNFKDILTQDGWNFTGNRPEEKDRELLVQFQHIITEFKNMKPAYQAIVKDITDKMGNGMADYCVKAEKEDASVKTIEEYDLYCWYVAGLVGEGLTRLFVEAKFGNPALLDRPELQKSMGLLLQKTNIIRDIREDFDDNRRFWPKEIWSKHVDNFEDLFKPEFKEAALNCNSEMILNALEHVEECLFYLAGLREQSVFNFCAIPQSMAIATLELCFRNYDMFQRNVKITKGDACQLMVESTQNLNVLCETFRRLTRAIHKKNTPKDPNFLKISVVCGKIEKFIETIFPTQRAEDAQRRMKGELSHEQIEKQKVESESKSDLYFLIAIMAVIVSIIAGVMLVTAWFLGARFDLAWKEIRSGNFRPPAAITHQEL
- a CDS encoding putative J domain-containing protein; this encodes MVADTSYYDALGVPPTATELEIKKAYRKLAIVTHPDKNPGDETAHERFQAIGEAYQVLSNEDLRKRYDKFGKEDAVPGGGFEDPSEFFSMIFGGEAFVDLIGEISLMKDLTATMDITMQEMEEEELAESAEQKLNIHDEEVKAQGEGSSAAAAKAAEAASEVPAHSEAAAPPSYGDATVSPSHAEKPTQGSGASTPRRYMGQQALMDKSEEEARMEAAGLSQEEKELRKKEKKKGLSKEQQERLAAFEEERRKAREERVNTLANKLIDRLSVWTETDKGKDVTRAFEEKIRLEVENLKMESFGLEILHAVGATYVQKGTSFLKSQKFLGISGFFSRLKDKGTLAKETWTTISTAIDAQMTMEEMAKLEERGGEDWTDEKKAEYEKKVTGKILAAAWRGSKFEIQSVLREVCDQILNDKRIRLEKRVERAHALVLAGNIYAKAERDPEEEGDYMAFEQLMAEAHLQEERKG